The genomic window AAACTATTCATCCCTCCAAATTCATTACATTGTTTTGATTTCTTAATAATTTCAAGATCTACTGTAGGCATGGGGAAAAGCCACGGGGGAGTTGCTGGTAGTGGTACTGTACAGCTATGTGTTAAATTGGATATCCCTAACTCCCTGGCAGAGCTATCTCCTACCCATCCAAAACTATTTAGCTTTGTGCGCCCATGCTCCCAGCATGGCTCTAGAACTGATTTGGTTGGATGATCTTGTTTGTGCCCTTGCAAATTAGTCCAGTATACCATGGACAACTGCCTACGCCTCAAATATAATGGTAACTCTCCAACCTCCACCTGTAGAGCTGCAACTGATGAAGTCTTGAATGCCCCACAACACAGCCGGATGGCCTGTGCCTGTATTACATCACATTTGGTAAGATGTGACTTTGCAGCTGAACCATATGCAATACACGCATAGTCTAATGCAGATCTAATTATGGCAATGTACATTTGCTTAAGAGATTTCATACTGGCGCCCCAGCTACTTCCAGCTAAGCACCTCATTACATTGATTGCCTTTTTGCATCTCATCACTCCTCTCTGGATATGCTCTCCAAAGGTCAGCTTACTATCCATCCAGACTCCCAGAAACCGAATAACTTGTACTTGCTTTACCATTTGTCCATAGAGTACGATTCGTAAGATTGGATTTTCCCTCTTCCTGGAAAAGCATATCACTTGACTCTTCTCAACTGAGAAACGGAAGCCCCACTTATTACCCCATTTCTCTACTGTGCTTACAGCTGCCTGTAGCTTCTTTTCAGCTAACGCACCATTACGGCCTTTAACCCACAACGCCCCATCATCTGCATACAGAGACCTTCCAAGACTAGCATCAACctctgagaaaatgtcattaatCATAACACTAAAGAGTAATGGACTGCACACACTCCCTTGTGGAACTCCATTCTCTGTAGGATAGACCCTAGAATGGGTTGCCCCCACCCTCACTTCCATAGTTCTATCCTTAAGGAAATCCAATACCCAATTAAACATCCTCCCACCTATTCCCATGCTTTCAAGCTTAATAAGGAGACCATCCCGCCACAACATGTCATACGCCTTTTCAACATCAAAAAGGATGGCGTCTACCATCTCCTTATTTGCCTGGGCCTTTCTAACTATATTCTCCAAACACAGCACAGGGTCCATGGTCGTCCTCCCTCTACGGAAACCACTCTGACTTGGACTAATCATGCTCCTGCTTTCTACTATGTAGGTTAATCTATCCGTAACCATACGCTCCATTACCTTACACATGTTAGAGGTCAGGGCTATTGGCCTATAGCTAGTCACTTCACTCTTATCTTTTCCTGGTTTCCCAATTGGGATAACCACAGAGTGTTTCCATGCCAATGGTAGTGTCCCTGATTCCCAAACCCTATTGAAAAGCTGCAGGATCACCATCTGTGCTTGAGGAGTTAAATTGACCACCATTTTATAACATATCTCATCCTTACCAGGGGATGTATTTCTAACACCTGCTAAAGCTCGTTTAAACTCAAACaaggaaaaacaaacatttgatgCCTCTGCGGTGTCATTCTTTTTCCTTACTGTGTTGGGATGTACCTTAATCACTTCATCCCTACCTGCTCTTGCCTCCTGGGTCAGATTAGCAGAggtttttcaaggatgcatcgctgcatcctagacgagccaaaactacccacaatcctctgcgttcactgggtgggttcttgaaaatggcagagcacacgttcaaatgaagtgaagttatattagttttcagaaatattttgtgccgtattgctttttatagattcatcatgttaatgcaaataatcaagcctaaagacctgtgccacttttcaaacgtttttgcaacttaatgatacgttgctatattttgcatggacgtagctggtgttaaacaccactgtcaccaatgtcaatttactcgctcacaagattacatcatttatgtatacctatttatgtttacataaataggtatttatgtatgttttgtatacctattttatttaacaatTTCTCTTCCTGAAAATGTTTCTGTTCTCTGAACAGAGGGCATAAAATAATCAgatgaacaataaaaaaactagtctcatctccataggacgcgactagcaaggacgcgtcctagcaaggctgcagccttcactttgggaaacagccactgCACAGAAGTGCGCCCCCTCATTACAAATGCATTGAACCGGAACTGAAATCACACGCAGCCTCTATTTTTTTAACCAATCTGATCACAGTTGATTTAGTACGCCAGGTGTGGCCATAATAAGAATGCATGTGCTTTTTCAACTTGAAGGGACTTTCAAATGATTACATAACTAAACGAAATGTTAACATTCAAATACACATTCAGACAGAATGCACGGTTTTAATCAaaaattaatttaataaatagatttgacctccatctgtttattggataaacgcatttcccaatcccatgagcctttgctccattctacgtcaattcaagaacaaacaaagaaattaaactgcagttcatattttttatttatgaccatgaaagttctgtaatgcctgaattatgaagaattaaatgtaaagtaaaataaaaaattataaatataaaaccatgaatgacatatagagagtaaataagtggtataaatattggtgggacgtttgtcTATACCAAAGTGTATATCTTGTCGATTTTCACGGGGTGTAGAGCCTAGCCCAGGGTATATCTTGGAATACTTAAGAATTGGGCAAGTGGCGCTTTTAAATTCCCCAAATGATTCAAGGTGGCCCAGATTGTACATTATGAAAAAGCGTTTCCATTCTTTAACTTTTTTTCATAGATGAGGGTTTACTAAACGAGGACTATTTTGTATAAAACACTTTTTTAGGGTTAAGGGTTGTCCAAAAAATTTGCCGCTCACACTTATATTTTAGAGTCTCACTCCAGCCAAAGTcccaaagttggcaaccctgctATTATAGGGTTAAGATGTGTTATTTTTCTCTTCCAcaggttttgtttgttattgctgCGACCTTCAACGGCTGCTGTCAACCCATCCTGGCCAAAAGAGGACGAAGGTTAAGGTTACTGACTGCAAGTCATCGGCCTACAACTTAGAGGTGCAATTAAGCTTTAGCAGTCAATTTTACTAATTTAACAAGACGTAACCTAGTAggcacccacaacacacagacaattaTAGTATTAAGATGTGTTATTTTTCTCTTCCAcaggttttgtttgttattgctaCGACCTTCAACGGCTGCTGTCATCCCATCCTGGCCAAAAGAGGACGAAGGTTAAGGTTACTGACTGCAAGTCATCGGCCTACAACTTAGAGGTGCAATTAAGCTTTAGCAGTCAATTTTACTAATTTAACAAGACGTAACCTAGTAGgcacccacaacacacaaacaattatagTATTAAGATGTGTTATTTTTCTCTTCCAcaggttttgtttgttattgctaCGACCTTCAACGGCTGCTGTCATCCCATCCTGGCCAAAAGAGGACGAAGGTTAAGGTTACTGACTGCAAGTCATCGGCCTACAACTTAGAGGTGCAATTAAGCTTTAGCAGTCCATTTTACTAATTTAACAAGACGTAACCTAGTAGgcacccacaacacacaaaaaattaTAGTATTAAGATGTGTTCTTTTTCTCTTCCAcaggttttgtttgttattgctaCGACCTTCAACGACTGCTGTCATCCCATCCTGGCCAAAAGAGGACGAAGGTGCGAGAATATGGCCCATCCCCCTTCTAGCTAGTTAATTTTATGCTTTTGGTGAACAATGTTCCAATGTAAATTTAGTCTGTGCGAGCATGTGTCTGAGACTACTGTTCCGTTTATTCAGCACGCAAAGTTGCACAGTAACACTCCAAATTATCACTATCTGTGTGGTGTGCCTTACTGTACTCGGATGTACCGCAAAGCCACTGTTCTGAGAGCACATATGTTTAGAGAGCACAAACAACCAAGATATTGCAAGCCGTTGTCCACACCCTTAAAGTGTCTGGCTCAGTCTTGTGCATTCAAGTGTGAAACTGTAAACTCCCTTGTAAAGCATTTGAATTCACACTCAGAAGAAGGATTGGAAATCAAATGCCCATTCAGAGGTTGTGACTGCAGCTTTACAGTTGCGTCCAGTTTTGCCTCACATGTTTCCAGGAAACATCGAAGTAGAGGTATAGAGGACTTAGATGATTCGGTTCTAGATACGTCTGTTTCCAGGAAACATCGAAGTAGAGGTATAGAGGACTTTGATGATTCGGTTCTAGATACGTCTGTTCCCACAGAAACTTTGAGTCGGTCTGTTCTTGCAGAGCCTTTGAGTGAGCCTGAACCCAGTCACTCATGTTTAGATATCTCTGATAAACAACCTGAACAAGAAATGCAATTGGCTGTGGATGAAACCCTCTTTTTACAAAACCTTACACTTCTCTACTTGAAATTACAAGCCAAGCTATTGTTACCAGCAAGTACACTACAAACAATCATTGAGGACTTTCAAAATGCCCATGAAATTGGCCTGTCACATGTGCTTAACATTCTAAGTGAGAAATTGAAGGTACTTGGTATTCCAGAGGCCACCATAAGCAACACTATTGATGAACTGAGCAGAGGGGATCTACTCAAGCTCTGTAACAGGGGAGTTCTGAGCACAGACTATAAGAGGAAGGGTGCTTTTAAAGAAAGTTTCAACTACGTTGAGCCTGTTCCTGTGTTCTTGGGAAATGATGAAAATGGCAAAGAGTGCTTTGCCCAGTATGTACCTGTACAGGAGACATTGGCTGCACTGTTTAAAAGTGAGTGTACGAGAACAGTATGCTGCAACACGTTTGCAACCCTCTGTTGTTAACGTCTATCAGGATGTTAAGGATGGGGAGGGAGTTCAAAGTAATCTGCTGTTAAAAACTGAGCCTTCCTCGGTTGGTTTGATGCTATACCAAGATGCGTTTGAGGTCGTTAACCCTCTTGGatcaggggaaaaaaaaaagtgttagcTGTTTACTCAACTCTGACTGATATTTTACCTCACAATAGATCCACTATAGATCAGATGCAGCTTGTCCTTCTATGCCGGGAGAAGGACTTTAAGTACTTTGGGATGAACAAAGTTTTTGAACCACTCATCAAGGACCTCAAagtcctggaggagagaggtatTGTGCTAAGTGAAGGCAATGTTGTAAAAGGCAATTTCAGGAGACAACTTGGGATCGCatggcattgtttttttttttagaaaatttCAGTAGGGCTGATCGTTTCTGTCGCTACTGTGAGGTAGACAGAGATACATTTATGAAAGAACCACATTTGTGTGGTATCACAAGAACAGTACAAGCCTACAAAAGTAATTTGCAACATCTAAAAACAAGTGGCACTGACTCAGTCTGCGGCATCAAGTCTGACTCTCCTTTCAACCAACTAACACATTTCCATGTTTGCcagcctggccttccaccatgCCTTGGCCATGACTTGTTTGAGGGTATTGTCTCTTATGACCTTGCTTTGTTTATTGGTCATTTAGTCAAGGAGAAGCATTTTACTTACTTGCAGTTAAATCGGTGTAAGAACCAATTCAAATACCAAGGAAATGATGGCAAGGACAAGCCGACTGACCTCTCTGCTGGAGGCGAGAGATTAAGTGGGCATGCAGTTCAAAACTGGTGCTTTCTTAGATTGCTACCTCTATTGATAGGTGACAGGATTAAAGATCCTGCTGACAACAAGGTATGGCAGCTCATTTTGCAGCTGAGAGATAGTGGAACTTGTCTGTGCACCAGCCATTACAGCAGGCCAAGTAGCATATCTGAAAGTCATCATTGAAGAGTACATATGGTACAGGAAACAGCTCTTCCCTGGTCATCCCCTGAAACCCAAGCACCATTATTTATGCCACTATCCAGAGCTCATCCTTCACTTTGGCCCACTTATCCGCCTGTGGACTCTAAGGTTTGAAAGCAAACACACTTTTTTCAAGCAGTGTGCCAGAAAATTACACAACTTTAAAAGTATTTGCCAGACTCTGGCAGAGAGACACCAACTTCTGCAAGCCTATCTTAGTGCAGGCAAACTTTTCCCTCCAATTATCCAAGTAGTAAAGGGCACAGAGTTGTATGTAAATGATTACAATGACAAGATCAGGGCATCTCTTGCCAGTTATGAGTTTGAGTCACAGTCTGCACTGGCTTGTAACAATGTCACAGTGAAAGGCACAGTGTACAAAAAAGGGATGATGGTTTTGCTTGGGAGCAACGATGAAGAACTTAATGTTGGGAAAATTAACCTTGTTGTTGTTCTCCAGGATTCTGTGCACTTTGTAATGGAGAAACACACTTTCGTGAAGTTGAGAGACATGGGCATCTACTGTGAATTAGGAGTAGCTGAAGAGGATTATGTTTGCATCAAGCATGAAGATTTGCATGATTACTATCCTCTTCCAGCTTACAGAGTTAATCACCTTTCACTTATTGCTCTCCACCATTCATTTTTAGAGACGGTTTAAACCAGGGAAGCATAGAAATGAAATTTCTTGGCCGAAATCGAACATTTTGAAAGTTATTGAGGAGTCGTGTCTGCAGGAGCTACTGATAATGCTTACTTACAATTGTTATCTTCCCttgtttattgttaataatttgtaaataaatattaaacattCAGTAAATTTAGTAAATTAGTTTGGGGGATTCACACAGTCATTTGATCTGCTGTTGGGTATGGAGagtgcaataataataatgtatttgatttatttgttatttgtttattgtttgtgtatttgtttattgtttgtgttgatatggatcctcctgggtctgaaataaagaattatatatatatatagcgcttttctcacaaTCAGTCCTTGGTTACCTCCAACATAGGTTTGCAACGGTGCTGGTATTTTTTTATGGCCTTGTGTTTTTGAGTTCTGCTCCCCTGGTAGGTTAGTTTAatcagggtatctgcaggtttcagcaagtcaaatttaagactttttaagacctttttaataccaccttgaatgaaatttaagaccttaaacccGCGATGGCGGGGgcgatcccgctgtattacaacccaagcatagcatgtgtgtcactcaatgagactcattcaattttactttctgtctgtttattgaacataaagtgatactccagggctccggactaactttttccttgggtgcactggtgcgcctacatttttaattggggctccagcacgtatttatggtgcacccaagttgtaagttgttgagaggggggtgacagcgtctgggcccccgggcagctgcaccggttgcactgtcgatatttacgccacttattaataatattttcaccattaaataaatgccttcagtaagacctggggggtataccacgaacctcgttgaacatacccaggctttcttgggaaaacctggctcgacagagccgcaactcgcaatcacagttaaatggtaccacgacgctcactttagattcaattagttgaaccaggttttccgctttaggttcaatgcgcgttcacataaaaggggcgtttctcgcgtcatttgaatcacccttatgcaaaataaatcgcgcaagagcgttgtatttcatccaaggcgagcaatgtattattatgaactcctacgaggaattcaaagttcaaatcacagccaaggggaacacggttgcccataatatggctagggtggcgtgctggcaaaaatagccaaccgtgttaattcgtaagtgaaaagattctgcatattgtctacaaaatattatgtatcatcatcccttttacccccatatatgtggggccccatgaattgcgagcccaagtaccgggaatgcactcgatctccgacccaatatcggacgtgcacgtcaagttgcttgcttttagtggcgtggttcaacgtctcaaatatcaaaacaaaatcagccttgttgacgctgcagattcgctcgtttcggatgaaaggcgctggtccaaagcgagttatatacgccgttttgtcccttccagcagtaaaggtgctcgcgatttgagagtcagggaacatcaaaccgaagagatctcctatcccctcattcgagttgtaggactggtgcttgaccactgtgtttagaatccacaacacctccgctttcagtgttggtgtcgcaccaaatgctaccctcaggtcagtgctagcagcgcggaccgtctgcggcggtggcgccagggcagagatgcaaaacgtagaaatgtctggggtctgtgtgtggttcctggcagaggttttatgtttttggctctgcatatggctgacgacagccttaatccccatggtgccgagcttgaatgtaggctacttttgcacggaatgcatctggcctgttctgggttggcaacggacgctatagccaacctcggaaacggacgtcttccagccaactgacgttgaacttgcatttacccattgttgcagactagctagcaagcgcgcagacatccgtttatatatgcagctagcaagaaagtagcccctcgtacatctccttcccgaaaagtcccgcgagaaaaataaaaaattatttaccctgccccgacaaatttaagacctccgagttataaatttaagaccagcatatgacattttagacgaatttaagactttttaaggccttaaatttagaaaaatgaatttaagactttttaagacttttaagacctccgcggacaccctgtTAATTAATTTAGTTTGGTTACTTTAATATTGATTTGATTCTGGCTTGTTATTTTAGAGAATGGATCGGGAAGACGTGAAGGAAGAAATTGTTTCATTTTTACCGGGCCTCTCTCTTGAAACCCTGACTTCCCTGCTGGGAGTGTTGGAAGAGATTGGCGTGGAGAGCAGAGCAGACCTTGCCTTTGTAGAAGCGAAGGATCTGGAGAAGTACCTCAGTAAAATCCAGTGTCGCAGACTGCTGAACGGCATTAAGAATAAAGGTAAATCCAACTTTGACACTgccatgttttttattatttttatagttTTATCGTTAAAATAGCTTAAGACTTCAGGGGTTCTAGAGGTGGTTAGAGTGTCCCCCTAGAGGCTCAGTCCTCTTCACAGCAGACCTGGATTTGAATCCGACCCGGATCTACTTCTTGCTGTACCTCTATCTATAATAATTTTCCTTTCTCACTTCTAGGTCTTCCACCAGTTGAAGTAGAAAATCCTGTTGCTGTCGAATCTCCACCCCTCACAAGTACTCCCTCGTCAAGTTCCGAAAGAACTTCCGAAAGAAACTCTTCCTTTTCATCACCCACCTTGCCTGGCAGGCCATGGTATACTGACTTCCGGGTCCGATGGGTAGAGATGCCAGCAGCTATTGGCAAAGCGACGGCAGATGCAAAAAGACCATCACCAGGGGACAGAAGAGACATGATAAAGACAGTGGTGGACCAAATGTTAGTGCATGAGCAAAACCCAACAAGAGCAACATGCCACACGATCGCCCGGATGATTGTGAGAGACTGGCCAAAAAGCTTTGCCGATGTCGGACAAAAGGGAGATATGCTGGGAGACGGCTGCTACTCCCTTTtgcaacaaataaaaacaagagtTGAATACaaaaataggaagcaaactcttCAAACTCGGCGACGCAGGCAGCGCAGGCCCTCCAATGTGGCGGCAGAGGGGGCAATCGCAATGGCCAGAGGCCCAGTAGACCAGTACGGTTGTGTACGGTGGTGTCCGGAAGAACTTCCTGCTGGAGAGACGGAGGCAAccttggaagaaaaaaaacaacaactactgAACATCTAcgcagagggagggatgggaggggcaGAAACGGCTGAACATCTGATGGAGAAGACCTACATCACCCAGCGCCAGTTCATAAACGGGGTGCCTGCACCAGCCATTCATGAGATAAAGGAGGATTGGCCATTCCTATTCTCGCAGAGAGGCCTTTTCTCCCACTTCAGTCTGCTGACGGATGTCTCAATACAAACCAAGTATGAAGAGGCTATGAACAGCAAGGGCAGTACCATCATTCGCTTTTGCCAGCAGCTCAACCGTCCAGGGATCGGGGACGTCCTCGCTAAATACGAGCCAGAGGCGTCAGACAAGGCTGCATGTGTCCTTCTGCTACTGATGGCATATTTCAAAGAACCGAAGAATGCCATCATGCTTGAGGCTGATGTAagttgtttaaaaaataaaaaagcaggTTGTGATTGTATTAGACAGTAATATTATGTTATCTTTCGCACTTGTATACATTTACCAGTAATCACATTCATTCACATGTTGACACAACGTGTAGTCAGTGATTCTGGAGAACGTTTGTTGTCAAAATCAGATTTTGTCAAAATCATTGTCTAGATCCTCACAATGTGTTGATACACATCTTACTCTCTGTAAACGGGCAtgtaaacaggggggggggggggggggcagcgcacacacaggcagcgGATCATGAGGGTATTTTCACTGATTTTGACAGCAAGCGTTCTCAGGAATTGTTGACTCCACTCTTTAACTTCAGAATCAGTGGGACCAGTGGAACGTCTTATGCACCATGTTGAATCTTTGCTACAATATACTGTATGAATGTAACATTTACTTCTTACTTTACAGCCGTGTGCAACTGCCGCTGATGTTGAGAGCACAGTGCCATTGCCGAGCAACCCCTGCTTGATTGTACTGTTGATATCTGGATTTTATATTGATATTTCTAGCTGTAATAAATGTACCatgtgttttttaaataaacaaggcGCTACACAATATTTTGACAGAACATGCTGATCAGTGATCTAACCTGTTTTTCCAATAGTGTTGCTTGTCTCGATCTTTTCGATTCAGCATCTTTCAACAGTAGTGCCGGTAGTTGGTGTAAAGTCGATGGTTTTAGAGATTACAGATTGCTTTTATGCAGCATTCAAGGGTAGTGTATTGACTTAGATTTGCTCTGGAACTGTGAACCAAATCTTGGAGACTTAAAAATGGGGAGAGCAAAGAAGGGCATAATGGTTTGAGTTGTGCAATAGACAATTAATTACATCAGTAACAATGATGCTTAACGGTGTTTTGTGCACCCAACAGTCttcaaggcagcgctgcctggttaaggttagggcctTCCAGGCAGTGCTGCCTTACAGACTCCGTCAGGGGCACAACACCATCGAGCATCAGTAAGTGGGTAACAATTTGTGAAAACATTCAAGGTTACTGAAACTTCTTTCCTTGCTCATAGCACCCAACTTCTTTACAATAGCGCTTtatgtgtgttcattgttcttTTCAGGTGACATGATGAAGCCAACCGCATGGATGCTCAGCATTGAACAGAAGGTTGTGATGGGACCACACCACTCCTTCAGCAACGGAATAGCTGCAATGTTTGCAAGCTATTATTGCTTCAACCTGCAGTATCCTGAGGAGGGCTCCTCCACTTTGGAGTTTATCCaaaggtagggttagggtttatcCAAAGGTATTTTAACTTTCAAATGAACATTGCAGGGTTTCCCACAGTGCTTTCTAGTTAAAGGTGAAGTAAGCGGAAAGGTCAGTTTAGCTAACTTCCTGACGCTGAATGCAGTTAGCTGTCCCCTCCCTCGTCCCTAAGTCACCACATTAATGCACTGCGGTCTTCAAGCAGCGAGTTATCTAGAACCATCTCAGATCCATAAGTGtgataaacatgataaaaaccATCAAAACAGACATTGGGAAGGTTTTTTTACCTGCTCCGCCATTGTAGTCACTTAAAGATCTATTGCTCTAGGCGTGCACCGTCAGTGAGACGTGCCGGTTTGTAGCGTTCTGTCTTCTGAT from Gadus macrocephalus chromosome 4, ASM3116895v1 includes these protein-coding regions:
- the LOC132456365 gene encoding uncharacterized protein LOC132456365 produces the protein MDREDVKEEIVSFLPGLSLETLTSLLGVLEEIGVESRADLAFVEAKDLEKYLSKIQCRRLLNGIKNKGKSNFDTAITPSSSSERTSERNSSFSSPTLPGRPWYTDFRVRWVEMPAAIGKATADAKRPSPGDRRDMIKTVVDQMLVHEQNPTRATCHTIARMIVRDWPKSFADVGQKGDMLGDGCYSLLQQIKTRVEYKNRKQTLQTRRRRQRRPSNVAAEGAIAMARGPVDQYGCVRWCPEELPAGETEATLEEKKQQLLNIYAEGGMGGAETAEHLMEKTYITQRQFINGVPAPAIHEIKEDWPFLFSQRGLFSHFSLLTDVSIQTKYEEAMNSKGSTIIRFCQQLNRPGIGDVLAKYEPEASDKAACVLLLLMAYFKEPKNAIMLEADPCATAADVESTVPLPSNPCLIVSGDMMKPTAWMLSIEQKVVMGPHHSFSNGIAAMFASYYCFNLQYPEEGSSTLEFIQRCFLSINPERGSKAKKKRGLMNPHVSTLLRKILDFEWISM